The DNA sequence AGACGCGGTCACAGACGCGGCCTTCGAGACACTGGCTGGTCATGGCGACGGTCGCACCCCCGTCGACGAGTTCCTCGATGCGCGGGATGAGGTCCGTGTGGACGTGGCCGAGGCCCGTCCCCTCGATGATGATGCCGGACTTCCCGTCGAGGTAGTCCCACGCTGCGGGGTCCATACCCGGCGTGAACTTGACGAGTTCGACGTCCTCGGCGAGGTCGTCGGCGATGTCGAGGTCGACGCCGCCGCGCTCGGCGTAGTCGCGCCGAAAGGTGATCTCCTCCGTATCGTAGTCGATCTCGCCGAGCGGCTTCGCGCCGATGGTCCGGAAGGCGTCACGGCGCGAGGTGTGGCTCTTGCGGACGCGCGTGCCGCGGTGGAGTGCGCAGACGTCGTCGGACTCGGAGCCGTGCATACAGACCATGACCTCCGCGGCGTCGCCCTTGGCCGCTTCGACGGCGCAGACGGCGTTCATCACGTTGTCCGAGGAGGGGCGGTCCGCCGAGCGCTGGCTGCCCGTGAAGACGATGGGGACCGGCGTGTCCAGCATGTAGGAGAGCGCGGCCGCCGAATACTGCATCGTGTCGGTGCCGTGCATGACGACGACGCCGTCCGCGCCGTTCTCGATCTCCTCGTGGACAGCCTGCGCGAGGTCCTGCCAGATGGCGGGCGTCATGTTCTCCGAGAGGATGTTGGCAACGACGCGGCCGCGGTAGTTCGCGCGCCCTGCGAGGTCCGGGACAGCCCGGAGGACGTCCTCGGCGTCGAAGCGGGCGGTGACGGCACCCGTCCGGTAGTCGACGGTGGAGGCGATGGTGCCACCGGTGGAGATGAGCGAAATCGTCGGCAGGTCGTCGTCGAAGTCGACGACCGAGGCCTCGCTGTCGTCGTCCTCGTCGCCCACGTCACCGACGTCGTAGACGTCCGTCTCCAGCACGTCGACCGACGCGTCCTCGCGCTCGATTCCGACGTTGTAGCCGCCGTCGAGCTTGACGACGAGGTAGTCCGCGGTCGTGGAGGGCATCAGTACGCCTTCGTTCGTCACGCCCGCGCGGTCGACGCGGACGCGGTCCCCTGCGTTCATACGCGCTCGTTCCGCGCGACCGGACTTGAATCCACTCGTTCGACTGTTCGGAGTGGGTGAGGGACGCTGAACGAGAACCCGGTGTGGCGCGTGGCTTCGCGCCGTCTCGTCGGCGCGAGCCACTCGTGCGAGGGATGAGCGAACGAGCCTGCGAGTGAGCGAATCGGTTGGGGAGGGTGTGGCTGTGCGGAGAGCGGTGGGTGGGACTGAAAGGGGACGCGCGCTCGGCGAAGCACGAGGACGTAAGCACCACAGCCGAACGAAGTGAGGCGAGGAGCACAGCGACTCGCGCGAGTCGAGCGCGCGTGGGCTTTCGAGGGGTTCTCTGAATCCGAATCAACGACGCGGGACAGTGCAGTGCTTCCTGAGAGACCGTTCCACCCGGACACCGTGCTCGCAACAACCTCGAAAGCCCATCATCGCAGTAAGAGCCATACGTCCGGCGCGACACTCACCACCATGCAGCGTAGCGACGACGCCGAGTCCGAGGAGACGCTCGGCGCGCCCTCCGCGGACGACGACCTGCTCACCGGTATCGAAGCCGACATCGAGCGGGCCGACCGAAAAGCCGAGCGCGACGCCGACGACGACAGTGGCCGAACCGGTATCCGGGGGCGACTCGGCCGCCTGTTCTCACCGAAGCTCTTCCTCGCGACCCTGCTCCTCACGGTCGTCGCGATGGCGGTCGGCGGCTCCATCCCGCTCGTCGGCTTCGTCGGCCGGTTCGTCGGTCTCTTCGCCGTGGCCTTCGCCGTCGGCCTCGTAGCGAAACGCCGCCACTACCTCGAAGTCGCCGCCGCGGGCGGCGTCGCCTCGGGGCTCGGCTTCCTCCTGAGCACGCTCAGTGCGACATTTCTGCCGGTCGCCGCCGACCTGCTGGGCCAGTATGGCGTCGCCATCGCTGGCGGTGGGGCGGTCGCCGGGATGCTCGTAGCACTGTTGGGTCACTACTTCGGTCGAGACCTGCGCGACGGGCTGACGAAGGGCGTCTAATCCGCCTCAGAGTGTCTAATTCGCCTCAAACGATGACCCAGCGGCCCTGTTCGCGGTCGCGGGCGACGAGTTCTCGTTCGGCGAGCCGCGAGAGCGCGTCGGCGACGACGTGTTCCGGCGCGTCCACCTCGCGGCTGATGGTCTCGGTCGTCTCGTTTCCCGTGGCAATGGCCGCGAGCACGTTCGCGTAGAACCGGCTGTCGGCGTCCGCGCCGATGGCGTCGTTCAGGCGGTCCAAGACCTTCGTCATCCGGCCGTGGACCCACCGCTGGGCGAGCGAGAGTTCGTTCTCCAGTTCGTCGAGTTGGGCGAGTTCCGTCGCGAGATCAGAGAGGTCGTCGTCCTCTTCGCTGGCCTTCACGTCCAGCGAGACGTGCGGACAGCGGCCAGCCATGTCGAGGCTCGCGCTGGCGGGATACGCGCTCTTGGCACCGAAGCCGTGCGGCGAGACGTTGACCTCCAGCCGGAGGTTCCGCGAGATGTTGAAGTATTTGCGTCGCTGGTCGTCCGTCCGTGACTCGATGAGACCCGCCTCCTCCAGCTTCCGGAGATGGTCGATGACGGCCTTCGGACTGACGCCGAGATACTCGCTGATCTCCGTGACGTAACAGGGTTTGTGTGAGAGAAGCCGGAGAATGCGCCGGCGGTTCTCGTTACCGAGGAGATCGAGCAGTACCGCGGAATCCATATGGAGTGTGATATGCCGCCTGGACTCAAAAGGCTGACTCACCGACCGCGTGACAGCACGGGGGTCGCCCCGTGTGCACCGACCGCACGGTAACCGTGTGACTGGGGCGCAGTCGACCGCTCAGACTGCGGCTGGCAGCGGCCCGACGACGGCGGTGTCGACGGTCACGCCATCGGCCGCGTCGTCGTCGCCGTTGCCGCGGGTGTCGTCTCCGGGACCGTTGGCACGGTTGTTGCCTTCGACACCGTTACCGCCGTTCCCATTTCCCTCGCCACGCCGTGGTTCCGGGGCGTCGGTCGTCGACTCGTTCCCGTCGGCTGTGTCCGTCGGGTCGGTAGTGGTCGGCCGTCCGACACCGAGACCATTGCCTCGACGCTCGGCGTCGATGTCTTCGCGAACGCGCTGCAGCCCCGGCGCGTGCGTGTTCAACCGCGTCGCCGCGCGCTCGGTGTCCTGCGTCGCCGTCGACAGGGCCGCAAGCTGCCCGTTCAGTTCGGCCAGCCGCGAGCGGTACTGGAGCTGGGAGAGCTCACCCGCTTTGTAGGCCGCACGCAGTTCCGCCCGTTCGGCCCGGAGCGTCGAGACTCGCTCGCGAAGCTGGGTGACGCGGCGGTCGACCGCATCGGGCCGGTTCGACCGCGTCACGTCCGCAGCCCACATCCCGCTGTCGACGGACCCCTCGGTCTCCGACGAAGTGGACTGGACGAACGACGAGACACGGTGTCCGAGAGCCGCGTCCGACGCGTTCGTGTCGTTCGACGTCTCCGTCTCGCTCGACTGACTCGTCGTGGTTGTCGTGGTTGTCGTCGACGTGGTCGTCTCCCCGGTCTGAAGTGTCACACCTGCCCGGTCACCGAGGTCGGCCGAGGCGGACGTGCCGGGTCGGTCGGCGCTCGACTCGCCGAGCGCCATGGCCGCGGGTGCGAACGAGGCGCACACGAGAAGGGCGACGACGGCCACAGTGGTGAGTCGCATAGTCGACTCTTGCCGATACAGCCTAAAAAACGCAGCCTTCGTTCGTTCCGTTCATCCGCCGTCATCGACTCGTTGTCGACCGTTTATTCGGTTCGCGCCGAGAGCGGAGCGAACACGCGGCCTGCCAGAAGAACCGTTCCGAACGATAGGACGACCGTAACCGCCGGGAGGACGAGGTCGGGCGTGTACCGCAGCGGCGGGTGGAAGCCGAACCAGTAGTCGAAGATGTCGTTGGCGAGGAGCAGCACCAGCGCGAAGCCGAGGGCACCGCGGGTCGTCCGGCCGATACGAGCGATGGCGACGGCTTCGAGGACGAACAGGAGATGCGTCCCGATGATGAACCAGTAGTCGTAGAGCGCGCGGGCGTCGAAGCCGAAGTAGAGTTCGGGCCGGAGATTGAGCGCGATGGCCGTCCAGACGCCGTACTTCACCAGCCAGACGAACGAGAGGGTGTGGAGATAGGCGAGCGGCCGGTTCATCGGCGTGTCCAGCACGCGACTCCCCAGCGCGGGCAGGAGCGTCGCCAGCGACAGCGTCGCCAACGCGAGTGCCATCGGCGAGTCGCCGTAGAGCGGCCAGAGGAACGTCGGCACCGACGGCATCGTCTCGACGTAGAAACGGATGCCGACGAGGAAGGCCGTGGCGTTGACCACGAGCAGCCAGACGAGCGTCGGTCCCGAGCCGAGATACTCCTCGATGGCGCGGTCGGAGAGCAGTCGCGAGAGATCCATTCGTGCGACCTGTCGGCCGAAGTCGGGTAAAAGCTGTCGAGGTGGCTACAGCGGCGTCTCTAACGCGGTCTCCGTCCGGTTCTGCGCGACCTGCAGACGACGCCGGACCAGCCCACGGACCTGCCCGGACAGCCTGACGCCGCCGTCGTCGTTGTCGAGCGCGCCCCGAATGGCCTCCAGCTGCTCTTGGAGCACCCGGAGACCGTCGTTCGCGGTTTCCTCGTCACCCGCCTCCGCCGCTTCCAACGACAGCCGTGCCGTCACGAGAGACAGTTCGATGGCGTCGACCAGTGCCTCGACGTCGCTTGGCCGACGCGCCGGTGTGGCTGTCTCGGTCGGTATGGCTGTCTCAGTCGGCGTGGCCGTCTCGGTCGGCGTGGCCGTCTCCGTCTGCCGGTCTGTCGCCGTCCGTGTCGTCTCCGTCGTCAGTCGCGTGGCGTCGTCAGTCTCGTCTCCGTCGAGCGTGGTGTCGGTGGCCGTAGTCGTGGTTGTCTCCGTCGAGAGCGTCTCGGTGGTGTCGGCGTCGACGGTGGCGTCTGCCTCGACGGTCGTGTTCGTGTCGGTGTCACCATCGAGGTCCGCGTCGGCGTCGACGGTGGCGTCCGCTTCGACGGTGGCGTCCGCTTCGACGGTCGCGTCGGCGTCGCCATCGAGTTCCGCGTCGGCGTCGACTTCCCCATCTTCGTCGTCGAGTCCGGCTTCCGCCCGAACCGACGCGCGGAGTTCCGAGAGGATGTCGACGACGAACGAGATGTACGAGACCTTCCCGGTCCGAACCGTCCCGAGCCCGACCGAGTCGTCGCCCACGTTCGGATTGACCCGGTAGGCCGCCGACCCGCCGTCCTCGTCGGTCACCTCCGCGGTGTAGGCGCCCGCGTTGTGGACGTAGACGGCGAAGCCGTTCTCGCCCGGCGGGGTGCCGTCGTAGAGGCGGCCGCCCACGTCGTCGGTGACGGTCAGGTTCGTCAGGTTCGACTCCGAGTCGGCCTCGACGCGGACGGCGTCCTCGTTGGCGACGGTCGTGACCGCGCCGTCGACGCCGATGGTGCCGGTTCCCTGCCCGCGCTCGACGGTGAGTTCCTCGGCGTAGGGGGCGAGTCCTGCGCCGTTGACGGTCAGCCGGTGGTCGCCCTCGGGGACGTCCTGGAACGCGACGACGCCGTTGAACGTCGGGACGGCGACCGGGTCGCTTTCGAGGAGGCAGACGCCTTCGACGCCCGACTCCTGGGTCGTCACGCCCTCACCGTCGGGCGCGTCGGGGGCGGGTACCGCCTGTCGAATCGCCCCGACGAGCCGGTCGCCCGTGTTCGAATGCTCGATACCGTATCGCTCACGCAAGGCCTCGCGGTGGCGGCCGTCGCTCACGTCGAGCGACGGGTCGGTAAAGCGGTCCTGTTCCCACGGGAGGTCGGGCGCGGTGAGGTGGCTCGCGATGGCGTTCTCGGCCGCCGTCGGGACCGCGAACTCGAAGCTCAACTGCGGTCCCGTGAGTTCCGTGATGTCCCGAACCTCCTCGATAGGGACGAGGTCGTACTCGTAGTCGACTTCGGTGTCGACGCCCGTCCCCTCCGTCCCGTCGGCGACGGCGGGCGCGAAGGTATAGCCCGTCTCCCGCATCGGCAGATCACCCGGGGGCGACGACAGGTCCGAGAACGACCGGACGGTCACGTCCGCGGCGAGCAGGTCGTCGGCGGTCACGTTGGGCAGGCGGTCGTCCTCGTAGACCGGCTGGCCGTCGAGTTCCGGGACGGCGAAGGGGAGCCGAAAGCCCTCGTCGCGGGGCAGGCCGTAGGCGACGGGCAACGACGCCAGGTCGGCGAGCTCCAGCGGGCCGTTGGTGATGTCGGCGATGAGCCCGTCGAGCGGGACCCGCTGGAAGGAGTCGCGCTGGTCGTTGACGCCGAGCGCGCTGGAGTGCGAGCCGATCTCCGAGATGATGCTCGGCCGGGTCGTCTCGGGGTCGAGGAACTCGTTGTTGGGGACCGAGGTGGAGTGGGCACTGGCGACGTAGAGCACCGGCTCCTCCGACTCCGTGTCGACGAAGACGTGCAGCACCTCCCAGTCGTGCCAGTGGAAGTTGGTGGTGAACTGGTCGAACGCGGAGTAGAACCAGTACTGGACGGCGACGAGCGAGCGGTCGGGATACTCGACGACGTGGTAGCAGGCCGCCGGGGCGGGCGGGTCGCCGGACTCCATGAACCGCCGGGTGTACTCGTCGAACGCGGTGAAGCCGTCGAGGACGGTCTCGCCGTCCTG is a window from the Halogranum gelatinilyticum genome containing:
- a CDS encoding DUF1405 domain-containing protein, producing MDLSRLLSDRAIEEYLGSGPTLVWLLVVNATAFLVGIRFYVETMPSVPTFLWPLYGDSPMALALATLSLATLLPALGSRVLDTPMNRPLAYLHTLSFVWLVKYGVWTAIALNLRPELYFGFDARALYDYWFIIGTHLLFVLEAVAIARIGRTTRGALGFALVLLLANDIFDYWFGFHPPLRYTPDLVLPAVTVVLSFGTVLLAGRVFAPLSARTE
- a CDS encoding ArsR/SmtB family transcription factor, coding for MDSAVLLDLLGNENRRRILRLLSHKPCYVTEISEYLGVSPKAVIDHLRKLEEAGLIESRTDDQRRKYFNISRNLRLEVNVSPHGFGAKSAYPASASLDMAGRCPHVSLDVKASEEDDDLSDLATELAQLDELENELSLAQRWVHGRMTKVLDRLNDAIGADADSRFYANVLAAIATGNETTETISREVDAPEHVVADALSRLAERELVARDREQGRWVIV
- the gatD gene encoding Glu-tRNA(Gln) amidotransferase subunit GatD — encoded protein: MNAGDRVRVDRAGVTNEGVLMPSTTADYLVVKLDGGYNVGIEREDASVDVLETDVYDVGDVGDEDDDSEASVVDFDDDLPTISLISTGGTIASTVDYRTGAVTARFDAEDVLRAVPDLAGRANYRGRVVANILSENMTPAIWQDLAQAVHEEIENGADGVVVMHGTDTMQYSAAALSYMLDTPVPIVFTGSQRSADRPSSDNVMNAVCAVEAAKGDAAEVMVCMHGSESDDVCALHRGTRVRKSHTSRRDAFRTIGAKPLGEIDYDTEEITFRRDYAERGGVDLDIADDLAEDVELVKFTPGMDPAAWDYLDGKSGIIIEGTGLGHVHTDLIPRIEELVDGGATVAMTSQCLEGRVCDRVYDTGRDLLDAGVVEAGDTLPETAKVKLMWAIANTDSPAEAMQRDLAGELTEQSRPWT